From a single Bacillus sp. NEB1478 genomic region:
- the cphA gene encoding cyanophycin synthetase: MKINRVNYLTGPNLYSFKPTIWIELDIEEYEEKPSNMLPGFTENLLRVIPTLHTHSCSRGYAGGFVERLHEGTWMGHILEHIALEIQHLAGIKVKRGKTITSERKGIYFVTYDYVEPKSGFYAFEAAIEIVTAILEGKEISAGSYIQHTSDLYHMHKLGPSTEAIYQAARARKIPVERIGSNSILRLGTGRKQKSVQATISSQSSYLAVENSCDKDMTKTLLKSAGLPVPSGDVVSNEYDLLKSAEKIGYPLVIKPLNGRQGQNIVTDIRNDDDLITAFRCVYSEGTLYILERYYAGNDYRFFVVNGELVAASLRMPPILIGDGRKTIAELIEEENVNPLRGEGHEKAMTKIPLDERTVVHLEKCGYSLESVLKKGQALAVLGNANLSTGGSAVDVTDEVHPQYRKMAIEAATAVGLDIAGIDILSTDVTVPFIEGEAAILEVNAAPGIRMHLYPSKGKSRDAGGAIVDYLFSSREEAAIPVVAVTGTNGKTTTSRLVSHLLKKDNVTVGLTCSDGVWVGDQQLDSGDCSGPKSARKVLSHPGVDVAVLETARGGMLREGLAFRYCDVGIVTNVSEDHLGLNGVETLEDLKKLKQTIPEVVLPEGTCILNADDPLCVDMAQHTNGEVVYFSLSLMNPVVQEALTKGSKVWYLESDWVMFSEKGKTERFLPVSHIPLTINGAARHNVANVLAALAAAQSLGHQLSELRSKIITFLPTETQNRGRFNIVNIQDRTIVVDYAHNPAGLKALFETVDHLKKGRVITVGSAAGDRKDTTIQEMGRIFGSHSDIFIIKEDVNLRGRIPGETVHLLYTGIKESQRKPDIHVYPKELDAMIQAWERSLPNDIIVFLYDEYTSIECFLQKIKNSQPILQKAE, encoded by the coding sequence ATGAAAATCAATCGCGTCAATTATTTAACAGGACCTAACCTTTACAGCTTCAAACCTACTATCTGGATTGAACTTGATATAGAAGAATACGAGGAAAAGCCGTCTAACATGCTGCCGGGTTTCACTGAAAACTTATTGCGAGTCATCCCTACCCTACACACGCATTCATGCTCGAGAGGCTATGCTGGCGGGTTTGTAGAAAGACTGCATGAAGGTACCTGGATGGGACATATTTTAGAGCATATCGCACTCGAGATTCAACACCTTGCAGGTATTAAGGTAAAACGCGGCAAGACCATTACGAGCGAGCGAAAGGGTATTTATTTCGTAACCTATGATTATGTAGAGCCGAAGTCTGGGTTCTACGCGTTTGAAGCAGCCATTGAAATCGTGACAGCTATTTTAGAAGGAAAAGAGATCAGTGCAGGTTCTTATATCCAGCACACGTCTGATCTTTATCACATGCATAAACTAGGTCCTAGTACAGAAGCGATCTATCAGGCAGCTCGAGCACGCAAAATCCCAGTCGAACGAATCGGATCAAACAGCATCCTTAGACTCGGAACGGGCAGAAAGCAAAAGTCTGTGCAAGCTACCATTTCTTCTCAGTCATCTTATTTAGCTGTGGAAAACTCGTGTGATAAAGACATGACAAAAACGCTGCTTAAAAGTGCAGGTCTTCCTGTACCCTCTGGTGATGTTGTATCAAACGAGTATGACCTCCTTAAGTCGGCTGAAAAAATCGGCTACCCGCTGGTAATTAAGCCGCTGAACGGACGACAAGGACAGAATATTGTAACAGACATTCGAAATGATGACGATTTAATCACGGCATTCCGCTGTGTATATAGTGAAGGAACGCTATATATTCTTGAGCGTTATTATGCTGGAAATGATTATCGCTTTTTTGTTGTTAACGGTGAATTGGTAGCCGCAAGTTTGCGCATGCCCCCTATCTTGATCGGAGATGGACGCAAAACGATTGCTGAATTAATTGAAGAAGAAAACGTAAACCCGCTGCGCGGTGAGGGGCACGAGAAGGCGATGACAAAGATCCCTCTCGATGAACGAACAGTTGTGCATCTTGAAAAATGCGGTTATTCTCTGGAATCTGTTCTAAAAAAAGGACAAGCTTTGGCCGTTCTTGGAAACGCAAACCTTTCGACTGGAGGTTCTGCGGTAGATGTAACGGATGAAGTTCATCCTCAATATCGCAAAATGGCGATCGAAGCGGCGACGGCTGTCGGTTTAGATATCGCAGGAATCGATATCCTTTCTACCGATGTTACGGTTCCTTTTATAGAAGGCGAAGCTGCTATCCTTGAAGTGAACGCAGCTCCAGGCATCCGCATGCACCTCTATCCATCGAAAGGAAAAAGCCGTGATGCAGGCGGAGCAATCGTTGACTATTTGTTCTCTTCAAGAGAAGAAGCTGCGATTCCTGTAGTTGCTGTAACAGGTACAAATGGTAAAACAACCACTTCCCGCTTGGTTTCACACTTGCTGAAAAAAGATAATGTGACGGTTGGCCTGACTTGTTCTGATGGCGTCTGGGTGGGTGATCAGCAATTGGATTCAGGAGATTGCAGCGGTCCTAAGAGTGCACGCAAAGTTTTATCACATCCAGGGGTTGATGTTGCAGTTTTGGAAACAGCGAGAGGCGGGATGCTCCGAGAAGGACTCGCTTTCCGTTATTGTGATGTGGGAATTGTAACGAACGTCAGCGAAGATCACCTTGGGCTGAATGGTGTTGAAACATTAGAAGACCTTAAGAAGCTGAAGCAAACGATCCCTGAAGTTGTTCTTCCGGAAGGTACGTGCATTTTAAATGCAGATGATCCGCTTTGCGTGGATATGGCGCAGCATACGAACGGTGAAGTCGTCTATTTTTCGCTGTCACTCATGAACCCTGTTGTTCAAGAGGCGTTAACGAAAGGCTCTAAAGTTTGGTATTTGGAGAGCGACTGGGTGATGTTCAGCGAGAAGGGAAAAACAGAAAGGTTCTTGCCTGTCTCTCATATTCCGCTGACGATAAATGGTGCAGCTCGTCATAATGTCGCAAATGTACTTGCGGCTTTGGCTGCTGCTCAATCTTTAGGGCATCAATTATCCGAACTGCGCAGCAAGATTATTACGTTTCTGCCGACTGAGACTCAGAATCGTGGCCGTTTCAATATCGTAAACATTCAAGACCGAACGATCGTAGTAGATTACGCACACAATCCGGCTGGATTAAAAGCGCTATTCGAAACGGTTGATCATCTGAAAAAGGGACGAGTCATCACAGTTGGATCCGCCGCAGGCGACAGAAAGGACACGACCATTCAAGAGATGGGCCGAATTTTTGGCAGTCATTCTGATATTTTTATCATTAAGGAAGACGTAAACTTGCGCGGGCGTATACCTGGCGAGACTGTTCATCTGCTTTATACAGGTATTAAAGAATCCCAGCGCAAACCAGACATACATGTATATCCAAAAGAACTTGATGCCATGATTCAGGCTTGGGAACGCTCACTGCCAAATGACATTATTGTCTTCCTCTATGACGAGTACACTTCCATAGAGTGCTTCCTGCAAAAAATCAAAAACTCTCAACCTATTTTACAAAAAGCAGAATAA